DNA from Bacteroides zoogleoformans:
GCTGTAAGTTTCATAAAATGCTACAGGCAATTACCTCTATGCCACTGGAAATCCCCTTTCCGGGAAGGCGCCTGAAGCTGAAACAAGTCAGAAGACCTGCCATGCACACTTTTATCATTGCTTTCGAGGAAAAAGCGTTGAGTTTAATGAAGCGGACAAGGCGTCCTCCTATCATTTCATTCACCAAACTTGATTCAAAGAAAGTAAATAAACTCTGCCAAGTTTATTTGATGATGTCCGGTCGAAGTGATTTCGCCCGGACATTTATTTGCGGTTCCAAAGAAGATTGTGCCATTAACCAGGACACATGTACGAAACTTTTTGATCTTTAGGGCTCAGCGGAATATGCCCTTGAAAGGCAAAAGAAAAATTTTACATATGAAAAGGAACGGCAACTGGTTAAATTACCGTTCCTTTTTTATAGAAAGCCGCACCGATGATGTGATGAAACTCCGTATGACATGATTTGAGTGCTCGTCCTCTTTGTAATCCACCGACTCAAAGGTTACCCCGAAGGGCGTGGCCCGCCATCAAGAAACGAAACTTGTCTCGGTATTTCATAAAACTTGATGAGTTTCCCGATCCAATCAATGCGGCTATTTTTTTCATAACAAAGGTAGAAAGTTTCTATCAAAGAAGCAAGCAAAAACAAAATTTTGTTTCGGGTTCCGGTCTCTTTCACCTTTTTCAAATCTGCCGCACAAAAAAAGTGCTGACTACCGAACAAGTAATCAGCACCTTGAACTTATCACATAATCGACTTATGCAACTTTTGCTTTGGCTACAATAGCCTTGAAAGCTTCCGGGTGGTTCATCGCCAAATCTGCCAACACCTTGCGGTTGATTTCGATTCCTGCTTTGTGTAAAGCCCCCATCAGCTTAGAATAAGACATGCCTTCCAAACGAGCGGCAGCATTAATACGCTGAATCCACAAAGCGCGGAAGTTTCTTTTTTTGTTTTTACGGTCACGGAACGCATAGGTCAAACCTTTTTCCCAGGTATTCTTGGCTACGGTCCAAACATTCTTTCTTGCACCAAAGTAACCTCTGGTTAATTTCAAAATTTTCTTTCTTCTTGCTCTGGAAGCAACATGATTTACTGATCTTGGCATAGTTTTTACTTGTTTTTGAATGTCAGCGCCGTTACTTCACGCAACAGTCTTAAAGCTAATACATTCGGTTAATAACTTCGATTTTTTAAGTACGCTCGGATTACTTCATTGCTAAGAGTTCCTTCACTTGGGCCACATCAGCCGGATTGACAAGTGTAGAATGGCATAAGTTTCTTTTCTGCTTCTTAGTTTTCTTAGTCAAAATATGACTATGAAAAGCGTGCTGTCTCTTGATTTTACCTGTTCCGGTAAGAGTGAATCTCTTTTTAGCACCGGAGTTAGTCTTGATCTTTGGCATCTTTTTTTACTTTTAAATTATTAATTATATGGCAACGCACTATACCTATGGCGTTACTCATTTCTTCATTCTTCTTCTGTTTTAGCCGGAGCAACCTGTAGCGCACGTTCCGCAACCTTCGGAGCCATTGTTTTTTTGGGTGCGGTGACCTTTTTGGGAGAAAGCTGAATGATCATACGTTTTCCCTCCAAAACAGGCATCTGATCCACCTTTGCATACTCTTCCAAGTCATTGGCAAAACGCAGGAGCAATACTTCTCCCTGCTCCTTGAATAAGATGGAACGGCCTTTAAAAAACACATAAGCTTTCACCTTATCCCCATCTTCCAAAAAGCCCTTGGCATGCTTCAACTTAAAATTATAATCATGGTCATCCGTCTGAGGCCCAAATCGGATTTCCTTTACATTTACTTTGACTTGTTTGGCTTTTTGTTCCTTTTGGCGTTTCTTTAATTGATACAGAAATTTAGAATAATCAATAATACGACAAACAGGAGGGGTTGCAGTCGGAGATATCTCCACAAGATCAGCTTCATGCTCTTCAGCAAGTTTTAAAGCCTGTGCTATCGGATAGACCTTCGGTTCTATTTCATCGCCCACAATACGGACTTCTTTGGCACGGATCTGCTCGTTAATCCGATGTTGCCCTTTTAAGCTGTCATTTTTCATTAAATAACGTTTACTTCCAGTTTGTTTCTTGTTTATTATTCCCAAATTTATGTTTTGTTATTAAGTAAAAGCCACCTTTAAAACATCTATTACATACTACGCTTTTACAATTGGCGGCAAAGTTACCACTTATTTATCATATTCTGAATCTCTTCGTTCACTTTTTTTGCAAAATCCTCTATTTTCAGGGTTCCTTGATCACCTTCTCCCTGCTTACGCACAGCAACTTCTCTATTCTCCGCCTCTTTTTCACCTACAACCAGCATATAAGGAATACGCTTCATCTCATTATCACGAATCTTACGGCCGATTTTCTCATTACGTTCGTCTACAACAGCACGAATGTCATATTTTTTCAGATATTGTTCTACCTCATGAGCGTAGTCGTTAAACTTTTCACTGATGGGCAAGACAACCACCTGATCGGGAGTCAGCCATAACGGGAATTTGCCTGCCGTATGTTCGATAAGAACAGCAACAAAACGTTCCATCGAACCGAACGGAGCACGATGCACCATAACCGGGCGGTGTTTTTGATTGTCGGCACCGGTATATTCCAGCTGGAAGCGTTCCGGCAAATTATAATCCACCTGAATAGTACCCAACTGCCAACGACGTCCGATAGCATCTTTCACCATGAAGTCCAACTTTGGTCCATAGAAAGCCGCTTCGCCATATTCCACTCTCGCTTTCAACCCTTTCTCTTCGCACGCTTCGATGATGGCCCGCTCTGCCTTTTCCCAATTCTCGTCGCTACCGATATACTTTTCACGATTCACCTTGTCACGCAAGGAAATCTGCGCTTCAAAATTCTCGAAGTTCATTGATTGGAATACAATGGAAATGATGTCCATCACACGAAGGAACTCATCTTTCACTTGGTCGGGACGACAGAAGATATGTGCATCATCCTGCGTAAAACTGCGGACGCGTGTCAATCCGTGCAACTCACCACTTTGCTCATAACGGCAAACCGTACCGAACTCTGCCAGACGCAGAGGCAGCTCCTTATAGGAGCGGGGTGAATTTTTATAAATCATACAGTGGTGAGGACAGTTCATCGGCTTTAGGAAGTACTCTTCCCCTTCCTCCGGTGTATGGATGGGCTGAAATGAATCTTTGCCGTATTTTGCATAATGTCCGGAAGTGATATAAAGCAACTTGTTTCCGATAGGCGGGCACATCACCTCTTGGTAATCATAGCGAGCCTGAATGCGGCGCAGAAAGTCTTGCAAACGGATACGCAATGCAGTTCCTTTGGGCAACCACATTGGCAAGCCCTTACCCACCGTGTCAGAAAACATGAATAGATCCATTTCCTTACCTATTTTACGGTGGTCACGTTTTTTAGCTTCCTCCAGCATCACCAGATATTCATCCAGCATTTTTTTCTTGGGGAAAGTGATACCGTAGATACGGGTCATCATCTTACGGTCTTCTTGACCACGCCAATAAGCACCGGCTACAGAAGTCAACTTAACGGCTTTAATAGGTGCAGTAGTCATCAAGTGAGGGCCGCGGCACAAGTCGGTGAATGCCCCTTGTGTATAAGTCGTGATATGTCCGTCTTCCAATTCGGAAATCAGCTCACATTTATAGGTCTCGCCACGGTCGCCAAACATCTTCAAGGCATCGTTCTTCGCAATGCTCTTCCTGACAACCGCCTCTTTTTTAGAAGCTAACTCTGCCATTTTTTTCTCAATGACCGGAAGATCAGCTTCTTTAATACCTTCTTCACCCGGATCTACGTCATAATAGAAACCATTCTCAATGGCAGGGCCTATACCGAACTGAATGCCGGGATACAATTCCTGTAAAGCTTCGGCCAACAAGTGAGCACTGGTATGCCAAAAAGCATGTTTGCCTTGATCATCCTCCCATTTGTAAAGTACAACTTCAGCGTCTTGCATGATAGGACGCCCTAAATCATAAGTTTCACCGTTCACGCCACAGGCCAGTACATCTTGAGCCAATCGTGAACTGATGCTTTCTGCAATTTGCAACCCCGTTACCCCTTCGTTGTATTCACGAACGGAACCGTCTGGAAATGTTATCTTTATCATAATCTTATGTATATTTCTTTTTTAGAGCGCAAAAATAACTAAATCTTTTTGATATTCGTAACTACTCAGCAATAATATGCTGATTTCTTTTTAGGGCATGT
Protein-coding regions in this window:
- the rplT gene encoding 50S ribosomal protein L20, producing MPRSVNHVASRARRKKILKLTRGYFGARKNVWTVAKNTWEKGLTYAFRDRKNKKRNFRALWIQRINAAARLEGMSYSKLMGALHKAGIEINRKVLADLAMNHPEAFKAIVAKAKVA
- the rpmI gene encoding 50S ribosomal protein L35, producing the protein MPKIKTNSGAKKRFTLTGTGKIKRQHAFHSHILTKKTKKQKRNLCHSTLVNPADVAQVKELLAMK
- the infC gene encoding translation initiation factor IF-3 — encoded protein: MKNDSLKGQHRINEQIRAKEVRIVGDEIEPKVYPIAQALKLAEEHEADLVEISPTATPPVCRIIDYSKFLYQLKKRQKEQKAKQVKVNVKEIRFGPQTDDHDYNFKLKHAKGFLEDGDKVKAYVFFKGRSILFKEQGEVLLLRFANDLEEYAKVDQMPVLEGKRMIIQLSPKKVTAPKKTMAPKVAERALQVAPAKTEEE
- the thrS gene encoding threonine--tRNA ligase, translated to MIKITFPDGSVREYNEGVTGLQIAESISSRLAQDVLACGVNGETYDLGRPIMQDAEVVLYKWEDDQGKHAFWHTSAHLLAEALQELYPGIQFGIGPAIENGFYYDVDPGEEGIKEADLPVIEKKMAELASKKEAVVRKSIAKNDALKMFGDRGETYKCELISELEDGHITTYTQGAFTDLCRGPHLMTTAPIKAVKLTSVAGAYWRGQEDRKMMTRIYGITFPKKKMLDEYLVMLEEAKKRDHRKIGKEMDLFMFSDTVGKGLPMWLPKGTALRIRLQDFLRRIQARYDYQEVMCPPIGNKLLYITSGHYAKYGKDSFQPIHTPEEGEEYFLKPMNCPHHCMIYKNSPRSYKELPLRLAEFGTVCRYEQSGELHGLTRVRSFTQDDAHIFCRPDQVKDEFLRVMDIISIVFQSMNFENFEAQISLRDKVNREKYIGSDENWEKAERAIIEACEEKGLKARVEYGEAAFYGPKLDFMVKDAIGRRWQLGTIQVDYNLPERFQLEYTGADNQKHRPVMVHRAPFGSMERFVAVLIEHTAGKFPLWLTPDQVVVLPISEKFNDYAHEVEQYLKKYDIRAVVDERNEKIGRKIRDNEMKRIPYMLVVGEKEAENREVAVRKQGEGDQGTLKIEDFAKKVNEEIQNMINKW